Proteins from a genomic interval of Rosa chinensis cultivar Old Blush chromosome 2, RchiOBHm-V2, whole genome shotgun sequence:
- the LOC112186078 gene encoding probable WRKY transcription factor 32 isoform X2: MAEHQSSDALKKNREEEDDEEFEEEEEDEDESDKEEENQSGIPSVELQSSGAESRDARFETLAVPQLTEKDQCADLTGFGVNSATNDGAQFQEPLGISHQEVLAAAPNQPAQGQIQNLQQLSTYPTSLSELSPTSVTQSISPAPSPILPEQRLSLQKVNGLCTPEEDKQISSDFKSISPVPLVKTSASDGYNWRKYGQKQVKCPPGSRSYYRCTFSECSVKKIECCNISGHITEIVYKSQHTHDPPRRSNCTREIKVASSAECVGNTVIEYPCEILNDSELPTTSKEPIQENPIPERKRQNSNDSDGNGDVMIKEEHINEPESKRRLKKSNSEYSDSLLKPGKKPKFVVHAAGDVGISGDGYRWRKYGQKMVKGNPHPRNYYRCTSAGCPVRKHIETAVDNTSAVIITYKGIHDHDMPVPKKRHGPPSAPLVAAAAPASMNNLQIVKTDTEGHQSSTQWSVDKGAHQSSTQRLVDKGAHQSSMQRSVDKGAHQSSTQWSVDKGGELTGETLELGGEKAMESARTLLSIGFEIKPC; encoded by the exons ATGGCCGAGCACCAGAGCTCCGATGCTCTGAAGAAAAAccgagaggaagaagatgatgaagaattcgaagaagaagaagaagatgaagatgaaagtgacaaagaagaagaaaaccaaaGCGGAATTCCTTCTGTGGAGTTACAAAGCTCTGGAGCGGAGTCGAGAGACGCGCGATTTGAAACCCTAGCGGTGCCTCAGTTAACTGAGAAGGATCAGTGTGCag ATCTCACAGGTTTTGGGGTTAACTCTGCGACGAATGATGGAGCTCAATTTCAG gAGCCACTTGGGATAAGCCACCAGGAAGTTTTGGCAGCAGCACCGAACCAGCCTGCTCAGGGTCAGATACAAAATCTGCAACAGTTGAGTACTTATCCAACTTCTTTGTCAGAACTGTCACCAACTTCTGTTACTCAATCCATTTCACCCGCTCCAAGCCCAATTCTTCCAGAACAAAGACTGTCATTGCAGAAGGTCAATGGTTTATGTACGCCTGAGGAGGACAAACAAATTTCTTCTGACTTTAAGTCTATATCGCCTGTTCCTCTTGTAAAAACATCTGCTTCAGATGGTTACAACTGGCGAAAATATGGCCAGAAGCAAGTGAAGTGTCCTCCAGGTTCGCGAAGTTATTACAGGTGCACATTTTCTGAGTGTTCTGTCAAAAAGATTGAATGCTGCAATATTTCAGGCCATATAACCGAAATTGTTTACAAAAGCCAACATACTCATGATCCCCCTCGGAGGAGTAACTGCACAAGGGAAATCAAGGTTGCATCTTCTGCTGAGTGCGTGGGCAATACTGTTATAGAATATCCCTGCGAAATACTGAATGATTCAGAGCTGCCTACGACTTCGAAAGAACCTATACAAGAAAACCCAATTCCTGAAAGAAAACGACAGAACTCAAATGACTCTGATGGTAATGGTGACGTTATGATCAAGGAGGAGCATATCAATGAACCAGAATCCAAAAGAAG ATTGAAGAAAAGTAACTCAGAATATTCAGATTCTCTCTTGAAACCTGGCAAGAAACCTAAGTTTGTAGTGCATGCAGCGGGGGATGTGGGAATATCAGGTGATGGATATAGGTGGCGCAAGTATGGACAGAAGATGGTGAAGGGAAACCCCCATCCCAG GAACTACTATAGATGCACTTCTGCTGGATGCCCTGTCCGGAAGCACATTGAAACAGCCGTAGATAACACAAGTGCCGTCATAATAACATACAAGGGGATACATGACCATGACATGCCTGTTCCAAAGAAGCGGCATGGCCCTCCGAGTGCTCCACTTGTTGCCGCGGCTGCTCCTGCTTCCATGAACAATTTGCAGATTGTGAAAACTGATACTGAAGGACACCAATCTTCGACCCAGTGGTCAGTGGACAAGGGAGCTCACCAATCTTCGACCCAGCGGTTAGTGGACAAGGGAGCTCACCAATCTTCGATGCAGCGGTCAGTGGACAAGGGAGCACACCAATCTTCAACCCAGTGGTCAGTAGACAAGGGTGGAGAATTGACTGGTGAGACCTTAGAACTTGGTGGTGAAAAGGCAATGGAATCAGCTCGAACTCTTCTGAGCATTGGATTTGAAATCAAGCCCTGTTGA
- the LOC112188229 gene encoding 26S proteasome non-ATPase regulatory subunit 9, producing MVAANLKAETLGLMEKRSALEAEMNAIIERLTQPGGPGLSGNLLNFEGFPREDIDIPAVRAERRRLAELKNDYKEITEKLDRNIQVLHSAKLAPKSSSLKPSDGQSGSVVSVGESASSTNVSSNAMDVDVSVPFALVDEIADASPAAEDGLQLGDQIVKFGNVENGDNLLQKLASEAQTNQGCAVPVMVLRQGAQVNLMVTPRTWQGRGLLGCHFQIL from the exons atggtgGCGGCGAATCTGAAGGCGGAGACTTTGGGTCTGATGGAGAAGAGGAGTGCTTTGGAGGCGGAGATGAATGCCATCATCGAGCGTCTTACTCAGCCCGGCGGCCCTGGACTTTCCGGCAACCTCCTTAACTTCGAG GGGTTTCCTCGCGAGGACATTGACATCCCAGCTGTGCGAGCTGAACGGCGTCGTCTTGCTG AACTGAAAAATGATTACAAAGAGATTACGGAGAAATTGGACCGAAATATACAAGTTTTGCATTCGGCAAAGCTtgctccaaaatcatcatcccTCAAACCATCAG ATGGTCAGAGTGGTTCAGTTGTCAGTGTTGGAGAATCGGCATCTTCAACCAATGTTTCTTCGAATGCGATGGATGTGGATGTGAGCGTACCTTTTGCATTGGTTGATGAGATAGCTGATGCATCACCAGCAGCAGAGGATGGTTTACAGCTTGGAGATCAGATTGTGAAATTTGGCAATGTAGAAAATGGTGACAATTTGTTGCAGAAACTTGCTTCTGAGGCTCAAACGAATCAGGGTTGTGCTGTACCTGTTATGGTCTTAAGGCAAGGTGCCCAAGTCAACTTAATGGTGACACCTAGAACATGGCAAGGCAGGGGTCTGCTGGG GTGTCATTTCCAGATCTTGTAA
- the LOC112187809 gene encoding DNA (cytosine-5)-methyltransferase CMT3: MATKRKSKRSPASSSAAKKLKQEEKDVFLPESSEIETETETSTATKAKPKRSKAGSSSASAKLKEPAVEEESVLESTETAEKVSESSETATMEASVPKSRKYSKKESKGSGGSEANNVADEDVVMSEARFLGEPVEPEEARRRWPHRYAAPPTQKKANNANDDEDFLEGGRHFTKAEVDGCIYDLYDDAHVKAGKGEQPYICKIIEMFEAVDGLPYFTAQWFYRAKDTVIEGCFDIDSRRVFYSDVTNYNELECLLGKLDIARFGLDIDPDVKCKLIESCTYYCDTKYLLPYSTFVNFPPENVQAGSDNSSTISSEIDISCSRAVNSELEKTSTVVEQGKPEATVLDLYSGCGGMSTGLCLGANSANLNLVTRWAVDLNEHAIKSLKINHEETEVRVESADDFLSLLKKWKGLCVHFKVVKPDGSETPFSVFTTKDAKEEEEDVEAEDDDDDAESEVYEVEKILGIRYGKAKNGEEKELLFKVKWKGYGAEYDTWEPLDLLTGCEESIQEFVSHVYQSKLLPLPGDVDVVCGGPPCQGISGFNRFRNSESPLDDEKNKQLAVFMDIVDYLKPKYVLMENVVDLLKFADGFLGRYALGRLVGMNYQARMGMMCAGAYGLPQFRMRVFYWGALPTERLPQFPLPTHDVVFRGQIPTKWEQNCVAYNEGHDHTLGRKLLLEDALSDLPEVGNNENRDVMPYGKQPQTEFQKFIRLSKDGFLGTSKKLHSNEMLYDHRPLKLNADDHERVCRVPKEKGANFRNLPGVLVGADNKVMWDPEVERVLLKSGKPLVPDYAMSFVKGHSSKPFGRLWWDEIVSTVVTRAEPHNQAILHPQQDRVLTVRENARLQGFPDYYQLSGPIKERYMQIGNAVAVPVSRALGYTLGLAYKGSAGEDSLFELPKEMHLPNGCFEDGDYV, translated from the exons ATGGCCACCAAGCGCAAGTCGAAGCGATCTCCGGCTTCTTCTTCCGCCGCGAAGAAGCTGAAGCAGGAGGAGAAGGATGTCTTTTTGCCGGAGAGTAGTGAAatcgaaaccgaaaccgaaaccTCAACGGCGACGAAGGCGAAGCCGAAGCGATCTAAGGCTGGATCTTCATCCGCATCTGCGAAGTTGAAGGAGCCGGCGGTGGAGGAAGAGTCGGTACTGGAGAGTACCGAAACGGCCGAGAAGGTTTCGGAGAGTAGCGAAACGGCTACAATGGAGGCGAGTGTGCCCAAGTCGAGGAAGTACAGTAAGAAGGAGAGTAAGGGGAGCGGTGGTTCTGAGGCTAATAATGTGGCTGATGAGGATGTGGTGATGTCTGAGGCTAGGTTTCTCGGTGAGCCGGTTGAACCGGAGGAGGCTCGCCGGAGATGGCCCCACCGATATGCTGCTCCTCCGACTCAG AAGAAGGCAAACAACGCCAACGA TGATGAAGATTTTCTTGAGGGTGGTCGACACTTCACAAAGGCAGAGGTTGATGGATGtatctatgatctttatgatgATGCACATGTAAAA GCTGGCAAAGGAGAACAACCTTACATTTGTAAAATTATAGAGATGTTTGAGGCAGTTGATGGGCTACCCTATTTTACTGCTCAGTGGTTCTACAGAGCGAAAGATACT GTCATAGAAGGTTGCTTCGATATTGATTCAAGGCGTGTATTTTATTCAGATGTTACAAATTACAATGAGTTGGAATGTCTTCTTGGGAAACTGGATATTGCGAGATTTGGTTTAGAT ATTGACCCTGATGTAAAGTGCAAACTGATTGAGAGCTGTACCTATTATTGCGACACTAAATATCTGTTGCCTTATTCCACCTTTGTCAACTTCCCAcctg AAAATGTGCAGGCTGGAAGTGATAACTCATCAACAATTTCCAGTGAGATTGACATTAGCTGTTCTCGTGCGGTTAACTCGGAACTTGAAAAAACTTCCACAGTTGTGGAGCAAGGCAAACCAGAAGCAACTGTACTTGACTTGTATTCTGGTTGTGGAGGGATGTCTACTGGCCTATGCCTTGGGGCAAACTCGGCAAACTTAAATCTTGTTACG AGATGGGCTGTGGATCTGAATGAACATGCTATAAAAAGTCTGAAGATAAACCATGAAGAAACTGAG GTTCGGGTAGAATCTGCGGATGATTTTCTCTCATTGCTGAAAAAGTGGAAGGGACTTTGTGTTCATTTTAAAGTGGTTAAACCTGATGGTTCAGAAACACCGTTCAGTGTATTCACAACAAAAGATGctaaagaggaagaggaggatgtggaggcagaggatgatgatgatgatgcagaaTCTGAAGTTTATGAAGTTGAAAAAATACTTGGTATACGTTATGGAAAAGCCAAAAATGGAGAAGAGAAGGAATTGTTgtttaag GTCAAATGGAAAGGATATGGAGCTGAGTATGATACTTGGGAGCCCCTAGATTTACTGAC GGGTTGTGAGGAGAGCATACAGGAATTTGTTTCTCATGTATACCAGTCCAAACTGTTGCCATTACCT GGTGATGTGGATGTTGTATGTGGTGGTCCTCCATGCCAAGGAATTAGTGGTTTCAATAGGTTCAGGAACTCTGAAAGTCCATTAGATGACGAGAAGAACAAGCAATTGGCTGTCTTCATGGACATAGTAGATTATCTAAAGCCCAAGTATGTGCTGATGGAAAATGTAGTGGATCTTTTGAAATTTGCTGATGGGTTTTTAGGACGGTATGCTTTGGGGAGGTTAGTTGGAATGAACTACCAAGCAAGGATGGGTATGATGTGCGCAGGTGCATATGGTCTACCTCAATTCCGTATGCGGGTATTTTATTGGGGGGCCCTTCCTACTGAG AGGTTGCCTCAATTCCCACTGCCAACCCATGATGTAGTGTTTAGGGGTCAGATTCCTACTAAATGGGAG CAAAACTGTGTTGCTTACAATGAAGGCCATGATCATACATTGGGAAGAAAGCTTTTGTTGGAGGATGCACTCTCAGATCTTCCCGAG GTTGGAAACAATGAAAACCGTGACGTAATGCCTTATGGAAAGCAACCTCAGACAGAGTTTCAGAAATTTATTCGGCTTAGCAAAGACG GTTTTCTAGGGACTTCAAAGAAGTTGCACTCAAATGAGATGCTTTATGATCACCGCCCTCTGAAATTGAATGCTGATGATCATGAACGTGTTTGTCGTGTCCCTAAGGAaaag GGTGCGAACTTTAGGAATCTACCTGGGGTTCTTGTTGGTGCTGATAATAAAGTAATGTGGGATCCAGAAGTAGAGAGGGTTTTATTAAAATCTGGGAAACCTTTG GTCCCTGATTATGCAATGTCATTTGTGAAAGGACATTCATCAAA ACCTTTTGGACGTTTATGGTGGGATGAGATTGTTTCCACAGTTGTTACCCGGGCGGAGCCGCATAATCAG GCAATTTTGCATCCTCAACAAGATCGGGTATTGACAGTTCGTGAAAATGCAAGACTACAAGGATTTCCTGACTACTACCAGCTTTCTGGCCCAATCAAAGAGAG ATATATGCAAATTGGAAATGCTGTAGCTGTTCCTGTTTCACGTGCACTGGGTTACACATTAGGTTTGGCATATAAGGGTTCTGCTGGTGAGGATTCTTTGTTTGAGCTGCCCAAAGAAATGCATTTGCCTAACGGATGTTTTGAAGATGGAGATTATGTTTGA
- the LOC112186078 gene encoding probable WRKY transcription factor 32 isoform X1, producing MAEHQSSDALKKNREEEDDEEFEEEEEDEDESDKEEENQSGIPSVELQSSGAESRDARFETLAVPQLTEKDQCAEKAVVFFGVDLTGFGVNSATNDGAQFQEPLGISHQEVLAAAPNQPAQGQIQNLQQLSTYPTSLSELSPTSVTQSISPAPSPILPEQRLSLQKVNGLCTPEEDKQISSDFKSISPVPLVKTSASDGYNWRKYGQKQVKCPPGSRSYYRCTFSECSVKKIECCNISGHITEIVYKSQHTHDPPRRSNCTREIKVASSAECVGNTVIEYPCEILNDSELPTTSKEPIQENPIPERKRQNSNDSDGNGDVMIKEEHINEPESKRRLKKSNSEYSDSLLKPGKKPKFVVHAAGDVGISGDGYRWRKYGQKMVKGNPHPRNYYRCTSAGCPVRKHIETAVDNTSAVIITYKGIHDHDMPVPKKRHGPPSAPLVAAAAPASMNNLQIVKTDTEGHQSSTQWSVDKGAHQSSTQRLVDKGAHQSSMQRSVDKGAHQSSTQWSVDKGGELTGETLELGGEKAMESARTLLSIGFEIKPC from the exons ATGGCCGAGCACCAGAGCTCCGATGCTCTGAAGAAAAAccgagaggaagaagatgatgaagaattcgaagaagaagaagaagatgaagatgaaagtgacaaagaagaagaaaaccaaaGCGGAATTCCTTCTGTGGAGTTACAAAGCTCTGGAGCGGAGTCGAGAGACGCGCGATTTGAAACCCTAGCGGTGCCTCAGTTAACTGAGAAGGATCAGTGTGCag AGAAGGCGGTTGTTTTTTTTGGTGTTGATCTCACAGGTTTTGGGGTTAACTCTGCGACGAATGATGGAGCTCAATTTCAG gAGCCACTTGGGATAAGCCACCAGGAAGTTTTGGCAGCAGCACCGAACCAGCCTGCTCAGGGTCAGATACAAAATCTGCAACAGTTGAGTACTTATCCAACTTCTTTGTCAGAACTGTCACCAACTTCTGTTACTCAATCCATTTCACCCGCTCCAAGCCCAATTCTTCCAGAACAAAGACTGTCATTGCAGAAGGTCAATGGTTTATGTACGCCTGAGGAGGACAAACAAATTTCTTCTGACTTTAAGTCTATATCGCCTGTTCCTCTTGTAAAAACATCTGCTTCAGATGGTTACAACTGGCGAAAATATGGCCAGAAGCAAGTGAAGTGTCCTCCAGGTTCGCGAAGTTATTACAGGTGCACATTTTCTGAGTGTTCTGTCAAAAAGATTGAATGCTGCAATATTTCAGGCCATATAACCGAAATTGTTTACAAAAGCCAACATACTCATGATCCCCCTCGGAGGAGTAACTGCACAAGGGAAATCAAGGTTGCATCTTCTGCTGAGTGCGTGGGCAATACTGTTATAGAATATCCCTGCGAAATACTGAATGATTCAGAGCTGCCTACGACTTCGAAAGAACCTATACAAGAAAACCCAATTCCTGAAAGAAAACGACAGAACTCAAATGACTCTGATGGTAATGGTGACGTTATGATCAAGGAGGAGCATATCAATGAACCAGAATCCAAAAGAAG ATTGAAGAAAAGTAACTCAGAATATTCAGATTCTCTCTTGAAACCTGGCAAGAAACCTAAGTTTGTAGTGCATGCAGCGGGGGATGTGGGAATATCAGGTGATGGATATAGGTGGCGCAAGTATGGACAGAAGATGGTGAAGGGAAACCCCCATCCCAG GAACTACTATAGATGCACTTCTGCTGGATGCCCTGTCCGGAAGCACATTGAAACAGCCGTAGATAACACAAGTGCCGTCATAATAACATACAAGGGGATACATGACCATGACATGCCTGTTCCAAAGAAGCGGCATGGCCCTCCGAGTGCTCCACTTGTTGCCGCGGCTGCTCCTGCTTCCATGAACAATTTGCAGATTGTGAAAACTGATACTGAAGGACACCAATCTTCGACCCAGTGGTCAGTGGACAAGGGAGCTCACCAATCTTCGACCCAGCGGTTAGTGGACAAGGGAGCTCACCAATCTTCGATGCAGCGGTCAGTGGACAAGGGAGCACACCAATCTTCAACCCAGTGGTCAGTAGACAAGGGTGGAGAATTGACTGGTGAGACCTTAGAACTTGGTGGTGAAAAGGCAATGGAATCAGCTCGAACTCTTCTGAGCATTGGATTTGAAATCAAGCCCTGTTGA
- the LOC112186079 gene encoding probable GMP synthase [glutamine-hydrolyzing] → MSGAPRVKSINVANSESRSVLGPAGNKGGAFSARKPATKPLRKTEKMVEEVTSAEDKKTQQSLSTSPQLHSLSVPSVLRRHEQLLQSNFSLNASCSSDASTDSFHSRASTGRLIRSNSVGSRRKQYVSKPRSVVSDGGLDSPPGGSQSKKRCAWVTPNTDPCYVAFHDEEWGVPVHDDKRLFELLVLSGALAELSWPLILSKKHIFREVFADFDPVAVAKLNEKKLMAPGSVASSLLSESKLRAILENARQMTKVIDEFGSFDKYIWSFVNNKPIVSRFRYPRQVPAKTPKADVMSKDLVRRGFRSVGPTVIYSFMQVTGITNDHLVSCFRFQECLNAAEGKEENATKDEAGKKTENGIESDLSVALDELSFSSDL, encoded by the exons ATGTCAGGAGCTCCAAGAGTAAAGTCTATCAATGTGGCCAATTCTGAGTCACGGTCCGTGCTTGGACCTGCTGGGAACAAGGGAGGGGCATTCAGTGCACGAAAACCAGCTACAAAGCCTCTGAGAAAGACTGAGAAAATGGTTGAGGAGGTTACATCAGCTGAAGACAAGAAAACCCAGCAATCGCTTTCTACCTCTCCTCAGTTGCATTCTCTCAGTGTTCCTTCAGTACTTCGTCGGCACGAGCAGTTATTGCAGTCTAATTTTTCACTAAATGCATCATGTTCATCTGATGCCTCTACGGATTCATTCCATAGTAGAGCATCTACTGGTAGACTGATTCGATCAAATAGTGTAGGGAGTAGGAGGAAGCAGTATGTTTCAAAACCAAGAAGTGTTGTTTCTGATGGTGGATTGGACTCTCCTCCTGGTGGTTCACAGTCAAAGAAACGGTGTGCTTGGGTGACGCCAAATACTG ATCCATGTTATGTTGCTTTTCATGATGAAGAATGGGGGGTTCCGGTACACGATGACAA GAGACTGTTTGAGCTTCTTGTCTTATCTGGTGCTTTGGCTGAACTTTCATGGCCTCTCATTCTAAGCAAAAAGCACATCTTTAG GGAAGTGTTTGCAGATTTTGATCCTGTTGCCGTCGCAAAGTTGAATGAGAAGAAGTTAATGGCACCGGGAAGTGTTGCAAGCTCCCTATTGTCTGAGTCAAAGTTGCGTGCTATCCTTGAAAATGCACGTCAAATGACCAAG GTCATAGATGAGTTTGGATCGTTCGACAAGTatatttggagttttgtgaatAACAAGCCTATAGTTAGCAGATTCCGGTACCCTCGGCAGGTTCCAGCCAAAACCCCAAAAGCAGATGTGATGAGCAAAGATCTAGTGAGAAGGGGATTTCGCAGTGTGGGTCCCACTGTCATATACTCTTTCATGCAAGTCACCGGAATTACAAATGACCATCTGGTTAGTTGCTTCAGATTCCAGGAGTGTCTAAACGCCGCAGAAGGGAAGGAAGAGAATGCCACCAAGGACGAGGCTGGAAAGAAAACCGAGAACGGGATAGAATCAGACTTATCAGTTGCCCTGGACGAGTTGAGTTTCTCCTCAGACTTATAA
- the LOC112186078 gene encoding probable WRKY transcription factor 32 isoform X3, with protein sequence MAEHQSSDALKKNREEEDDEEFEEEEEDEDESDKEEENQSGIPSVELQSSGAESRDARFETLAVPQLTEKDQCAGFGVNSATNDGAQFQEPLGISHQEVLAAAPNQPAQGQIQNLQQLSTYPTSLSELSPTSVTQSISPAPSPILPEQRLSLQKVNGLCTPEEDKQISSDFKSISPVPLVKTSASDGYNWRKYGQKQVKCPPGSRSYYRCTFSECSVKKIECCNISGHITEIVYKSQHTHDPPRRSNCTREIKVASSAECVGNTVIEYPCEILNDSELPTTSKEPIQENPIPERKRQNSNDSDGNGDVMIKEEHINEPESKRRLKKSNSEYSDSLLKPGKKPKFVVHAAGDVGISGDGYRWRKYGQKMVKGNPHPRNYYRCTSAGCPVRKHIETAVDNTSAVIITYKGIHDHDMPVPKKRHGPPSAPLVAAAAPASMNNLQIVKTDTEGHQSSTQWSVDKGAHQSSTQRLVDKGAHQSSMQRSVDKGAHQSSTQWSVDKGGELTGETLELGGEKAMESARTLLSIGFEIKPC encoded by the exons ATGGCCGAGCACCAGAGCTCCGATGCTCTGAAGAAAAAccgagaggaagaagatgatgaagaattcgaagaagaagaagaagatgaagatgaaagtgacaaagaagaagaaaaccaaaGCGGAATTCCTTCTGTGGAGTTACAAAGCTCTGGAGCGGAGTCGAGAGACGCGCGATTTGAAACCCTAGCGGTGCCTCAGTTAACTGAGAAGGATCAGTGTGCag GTTTTGGGGTTAACTCTGCGACGAATGATGGAGCTCAATTTCAG gAGCCACTTGGGATAAGCCACCAGGAAGTTTTGGCAGCAGCACCGAACCAGCCTGCTCAGGGTCAGATACAAAATCTGCAACAGTTGAGTACTTATCCAACTTCTTTGTCAGAACTGTCACCAACTTCTGTTACTCAATCCATTTCACCCGCTCCAAGCCCAATTCTTCCAGAACAAAGACTGTCATTGCAGAAGGTCAATGGTTTATGTACGCCTGAGGAGGACAAACAAATTTCTTCTGACTTTAAGTCTATATCGCCTGTTCCTCTTGTAAAAACATCTGCTTCAGATGGTTACAACTGGCGAAAATATGGCCAGAAGCAAGTGAAGTGTCCTCCAGGTTCGCGAAGTTATTACAGGTGCACATTTTCTGAGTGTTCTGTCAAAAAGATTGAATGCTGCAATATTTCAGGCCATATAACCGAAATTGTTTACAAAAGCCAACATACTCATGATCCCCCTCGGAGGAGTAACTGCACAAGGGAAATCAAGGTTGCATCTTCTGCTGAGTGCGTGGGCAATACTGTTATAGAATATCCCTGCGAAATACTGAATGATTCAGAGCTGCCTACGACTTCGAAAGAACCTATACAAGAAAACCCAATTCCTGAAAGAAAACGACAGAACTCAAATGACTCTGATGGTAATGGTGACGTTATGATCAAGGAGGAGCATATCAATGAACCAGAATCCAAAAGAAG ATTGAAGAAAAGTAACTCAGAATATTCAGATTCTCTCTTGAAACCTGGCAAGAAACCTAAGTTTGTAGTGCATGCAGCGGGGGATGTGGGAATATCAGGTGATGGATATAGGTGGCGCAAGTATGGACAGAAGATGGTGAAGGGAAACCCCCATCCCAG GAACTACTATAGATGCACTTCTGCTGGATGCCCTGTCCGGAAGCACATTGAAACAGCCGTAGATAACACAAGTGCCGTCATAATAACATACAAGGGGATACATGACCATGACATGCCTGTTCCAAAGAAGCGGCATGGCCCTCCGAGTGCTCCACTTGTTGCCGCGGCTGCTCCTGCTTCCATGAACAATTTGCAGATTGTGAAAACTGATACTGAAGGACACCAATCTTCGACCCAGTGGTCAGTGGACAAGGGAGCTCACCAATCTTCGACCCAGCGGTTAGTGGACAAGGGAGCTCACCAATCTTCGATGCAGCGGTCAGTGGACAAGGGAGCACACCAATCTTCAACCCAGTGGTCAGTAGACAAGGGTGGAGAATTGACTGGTGAGACCTTAGAACTTGGTGGTGAAAAGGCAATGGAATCAGCTCGAACTCTTCTGAGCATTGGATTTGAAATCAAGCCCTGTTGA